A portion of the Lysinibacillus timonensis genome contains these proteins:
- a CDS encoding MerR family transcriptional regulator, which translates to MKYSISELAKLANISTRTLRYYDEINLLKPARVNSSGYRIYGQNEVDRLQQILFFRELDVDLETISTMMDDPNFDQSKALQTHLRELVRKRSRLDQLILTIEKTIAHKKGEIEMTNNEKFEAFKDKLIQENEENFGEEIREKYSEDVIENSNEMFKNLSQEQYNAMVKLGEDILSLLPKAVGTGDPGSTIAQEIASKHKQWLTFTWSTYSKDAHVGLAEMYVADERFKAYYDKATEGGAEFLRDAIKIYTQKN; encoded by the coding sequence ATGAAATACAGTATTAGCGAACTTGCAAAGTTAGCCAATATAAGCACTCGAACCTTACGATATTACGATGAAATCAATTTACTAAAACCTGCTAGAGTAAACAGTTCCGGTTATAGAATTTACGGCCAAAATGAAGTGGATCGTCTACAACAGATTTTGTTTTTTAGAGAACTAGATGTTGATTTAGAAACTATATCAACGATGATGGATGACCCTAACTTCGACCAATCAAAAGCACTCCAGACACATTTACGTGAACTTGTACGCAAAAGATCTAGACTGGATCAATTGATCCTTACGATTGAAAAGACAATTGCTCATAAAAAAGGAGAGATAGAAATGACAAACAATGAGAAATTTGAAGCTTTTAAAGATAAATTAATTCAAGAAAATGAAGAAAATTTTGGTGAAGAAATTCGCGAAAAGTATAGTGAAGATGTTATTGAAAATTCAAATGAGATGTTTAAAAATTTGTCTCAAGAACAATATAATGCAATGGTGAAATTAGGAGAAGATATTCTCAGTCTTCTCCCGAAGGCAGTTGGAACTGGCGATCCTGGCTCAACTATAGCGCAAGAGATTGCATCAAAACACAAACAATGGCTTACATTTACTTGGTCTACCTACTCGAAAGACGCTCACGTAGGTCTAGCTGAAATGTATGTCGCAGATGAACGTTTTAAAGCGTACTATGATAAGGCTACAGAGGGTGGTGCAGAATTTTTAAGAGATGCTATTAAAATCTATACACAAAAAAATTAA
- a CDS encoding TrkA C-terminal domain-containing protein, with protein sequence MDNKKVQVKQPKYVKIAADIASKIVEKKYLIGEKIYARSSLASQYSVSSETARRAIAVLQDLEIVEATKGSGVVIKSSEKAAQFVHQFLDVQSIQQIQLEMLESIKRQKDELLFLQETTERLVSRTESFRYINPFVPFQVEVAGSSPYVSKSIGDINFWQNTMATIVGIRRGNDLILSPGPYATIENNDIIYFIGNDECLERVEKFLYPI encoded by the coding sequence ATGGATAATAAAAAGGTACAAGTGAAACAGCCAAAGTATGTGAAAATAGCTGCTGATATTGCATCTAAAATAGTGGAAAAGAAATATTTAATTGGTGAAAAAATATATGCAAGGTCATCATTAGCCAGCCAATATAGTGTCTCTTCAGAAACAGCAAGAAGAGCAATAGCTGTTCTCCAAGATCTGGAGATTGTTGAGGCGACAAAGGGGAGCGGTGTTGTCATTAAATCATCTGAAAAGGCTGCACAATTTGTGCATCAATTTTTAGATGTTCAGTCAATACAACAAATACAATTAGAAATGCTTGAAAGTATAAAAAGACAGAAAGATGAGCTTTTATTTTTACAAGAAACAACAGAGAGACTTGTTAGTAGAACGGAGAGTTTTCGCTACATAAATCCATTTGTGCCCTTTCAAGTTGAAGTAGCAGGGTCATCTCCATATGTCTCCAAGTCAATTGGAGACATCAATTTTTGGCAAAATACGATGGCAACAATTGTCGGGATTAGAAGAGGGAATGATTTAATCTTATCGCCAGGACCATATGCAACAATTGAAAATAACGACATCATTTACTTTATTGGAAATGATGAATGTTTAGAAAGAGTAGAAAAATTTTTATATCCAATTTAG